DNA from Brassica napus cultivar Da-Ae chromosome C4, Da-Ae, whole genome shotgun sequence:
ACGTCTAAGAATATGTTTACAGTATCTCCAACCCTGCTACAAAATGGAGTGGAAAATGCActtatgaacaaaaaaaaaaagtgttactcatataaatatatagtgatGAATGGTAGTTGTCGAacctaaataataaatatagtgtaatcattaccattttaattattcatctgatttttatgttttcactTTGATTAGGGATTACGTTAAATGCAAACTAAAATCaacaatataattaaaaaggCCACAGGTTAATCTGTTAATGCTAAATTTTAAGCAATTTACAGTAGTCTTACAAAACAAATTGTTTcagtttataattattttacaaaacaagaTGTTTCAACTAGtgtttaaaatacaaaatattgattttatgTTTCACATTTAGTCATTTACATagtatttcatttttaatataaacacGTCAAATATTAATGGCTAATTCTATTTAATTTTACTCAAAAACAAAGTTTGGAGAAAAAAGTGCTGTAGCCTAACTATATTTCTCACTAGGGCTGGACAAAAAACCCGAATTTGaagaaccgaatccgatccgaaaaagtagtaccgaacccgaaccgaaattgattaaatatccgaatgaattcaaaattttagtatCCAGAGAATCGAAACCGAATCCGACCAGAACTgaagtatttcgggtacccgaatgtatccgaaatagatttatatatataaatatattaattatttttagatttaatgtatattaaaaacatccaaaatatataagatacttttaaattgtctaaaatacttgaaaatatatacaaatagccaaaagtaaatttctaaaatagctaaaatatactcaaaagaCCTAAAATAGTTGAAATATCTACTGATTctctatcaaaatattcaaaccaaaccaatttatatgttaagtttaggtattctgacatatgttattcaaatttatatgtaatatagtattttatttacagattttgagaaatttaaactatatattgaattttaaaattttaaaaatcatttaaatggaTTATCCGAACCCataaagatccgaaccgaatccgaaccgaaatttaaaaatacccgaatggggctgaaatctttaatcccgaaaacccgaaacccgtcttatgaggatctacgcctaactgcatcacctgagccgtcctatgaagatccacgcctgactgaatttacttgcaccatgttgaagatcccttgtaagCCTTTCTTCCGTAGTCTGCAGTAATAAATCGTtctctccgggacttgaaacctggatttcttttattctgcaataaattgcatagttTGGAATTCGAACCCCAGATCTGGGTGTAGaaacctttaaaccttaactgttaggctacggtgcttccacaaACTGTTTTAGGTCTATCGTAGGGAATTTCTCTACTAAATAtgaaataatgaatttattttttattcactgTTACATCTTTTCaccctaaaaataaatatgattgaAATAGAACTCAACTCGTTgaccaaaacaaaaactcaaCTCGATTATggaattaaaatagaatttaattatattatgtgaTTAGTTTACAATGCGTATGTTAACAAACTAACCAAGTATTACTGTAGTCTTATTAGCACAGatgttttaagaagaaaaagggTGTGCAATTTGAATAATTATGAGAAGATATTTCTACAAATTTTTTGGTCTAGAGAAATTGCTTACACCTCTCTGTCCCACTTAAACACTATAGAACACGAGAACAAGAAAAATCCCAAAGAAAGATCACACAAGACAAAGATTGGAGTTATGAAATACCTTTGTTTTTGACGCACACAAACCCATTAAACAACTTACTGAATGTAAACACTAAACAAACAATTAGACTCAAAAATATTCgagctctgtttttttttttccttttcgttTCATGAAGAacacaaatatttttctacttcCAAATCTTTACGGATTTGTCATGACTTGCAGAAGCCATCATTCCTGTCAGAGGTGAATGAGCTAATGCAGAGATGACACACTCATGAGCGGGTATTGTCATACATTTGTTCTCTTTTGTGTTCCAAAGCTCCAGTGACTGCAACACATTCATTTACCACAAGTTTAAATCATTTAGAATCAAGTAACAGTAGAGCCTGATATAGATTCTATAGAAACTATCCAAGATCATACCTGGTAGCCACCAATGACCAAGAGATTGGGAAAGGTAGGGTGAAAGACACAAGAGTGGAACTTGTTTCCACTAGAACTGAGCTCGTGGATGCAATCTCCTGAGTTCAGAGACCATAACTTAACAGAGTCTTCACTAACAGAAGCTATCAACTCTCCGCTTGGGTTCCAACAAACGGAATTTACATTTGCGGAATGTcccttaaaaatcaaaaaacaaacCAAGCCATGAGACATACGCACAGTAagtaagtaaaatatatatatatatatatatatatatatatatatcttcggGGTTTACCTTTAACAAGTGGACACGTCTGTCATTATCATAATCATAAATGGAGAGAGTGTTTTCCGAAGCTGCAGCAAGCATTTGTCCAAATCTTGGCTGGAACCGTACTTGCGTGCTAGCACCCTGTCCCAGGAAAACTCAAAGATTAGAAAATAAGAGTTCAAGCTCGGAGAGAAGCCATACGAGAAAGTTCAGGGGGTCTTGCCTTTATAATACGAAGGCAATTAGCAGCGTTGATGTTCCAGAAACGAATCTCATTGTTGCCATCACAAGAGCAGAAAAGCTCTGTTTTCTTAGGGTGAAAATCAAGGGACATTACAGGTGCGGTATGACCAGATATCGTTCTTACAAAGTAACCAGGCTGCATAAGTTGGTAGTAGTTTAGTCACAAGAGAAATGGCTGCAATTAAAAGAGATGAATTACTTTACAATACCTCAGAGGCATCCCAGATTTTGATAGTTTTGTCAAAGGAGGACGTAGCAAGTTGAGTTGAATTAGGTCTGAAGCGAACATCTGTGATGATATGACCATGTTCTTCAGGAGCGCTCTCAGTTATTAGTGTTTCCATGTTCCAAATATAAAGCTACTGACCAAAAAAGAAATTTGCATAAGGTAATGGCAAGTTATATAAGCAAAACGTATGCTCATTTCTAAGAGATTAAGATGATGCACCTTCTTATCATGTCCAGCGCTAGCCAACAACTTCCCATCGGATGAGAAATTACAGCAAATGACCTTATTGGAACTTCTTCTTATAGAACTAACCTCACTGAAACTAAAagctgaaaagaaaagaaaaaaaggaacaCTGTTATTATATATCTTCATGTTTATTCACGAGGTGGTGCTGAGATAATAATACCCTTTGAGGGTTCGGCATGCTCAGAAGGGTTCCGCTTTAGGGTGGTGGGGTTAAACAAGCTTCCACCATCTCCATCATCTTGGGACAAAAACGATTCTACATTGTCTTCTAGTGCTCCCACATCTCCAAAAGGTTCCATGTCATCCTGCAgctattaattatttatcataagaaaaatgaaaataacacaACTGCATGCTGGATTCAGATGTTACTAGACCAAAGCTAGATGGTTGTTATCATTCTTCTAAGAAACATACCAGTTGGTTTGCTGATGATGCAAGACCACCAATTCCATCAGAACCATACATCATCGGCCCCTTTGGCATGTTGTTCATATGCTGCATGTTACCAGTTATACCAGATCCATCGATAGGGGTATGCGTTGACGGAGTTGACGGCTGTGAGTTGGATGGGCCGACCGTGTTTCCGGTCCCTGTACTGTTAGCAGGACCAGAAGAGGAAGGTCCCTTTCTTTTGCGGTTATTCTATCAAACACACGAAGCGAGCTCAATCATCTTACAAATACAAACTGAAGAATAAACCAGTTTGGACAAAACCACATGATCCACATAAAAGTTACCTGCTGTGATTGCTGTGATAGTAAAGGATCTTGTTGTTGAGAAGAAGATTGCTGTACAGGTGGCATGTTGATATGCTACATACCAacaaatatcaaatatcaaCATAACAGCAGTTTCAGGATATCATAGAGTAGCAATTATCGAAAAATGCATACAATGAAAGACGTAACTGATCCGATTTCACATAAAAATTGAGATGACACTGCATTCAACAGGAATATgcatttttaatgattttgagaaaagaaaTCATACTTTAGACGAACTGGACTGCATAGGGGAACCTATAGATCCATCATTTGCATTCTGTTGACCATCTTTCGTTCCTCTAGGTAATACCGTAAACCTTCGAGGGTCCATGTCTCCTCCATACATGGATGAATTATTCAGATTTCCTTGTCCTTGAACCTGAGCCAAGATctgttgctgttgttgttgctgctgcggCGAGAGCTGAAACTGACTTTGGTTTTGAAGGAAAGCTTTCTGAACCTGAGGGCCTAAACCTGGTCGGATTGTCTCGATGCCCTGTAACATTTTTCAAGCAACCTGGTGAAAAAAAACTGGGCTTGGGATGATAAACAGATAAATCCTACAAAAGAATCCCAGTGACT
Protein-coding regions in this window:
- the LOC106396321 gene encoding transcriptional corepressor LEUNIG_HOMOLOG-like isoform X1, producing MAQSNWEADKMLDVYIYDYLVKKKLHNTAKSFMTEGKVSPDPVAIDAPGGFLFEWWSVFWDIFIARTNEKHSEAAAAYIEAQQGKAREQQLQVQQMQMMRQAQMQRRDPSLGGPMNAIGSEAMIGQSNASAIAAKMYEERMKQPNQMNTDTSQPHMDARMALLKSGTNHHGQMVPGNHQGGVSAALQQLQSRSQQTPEIKTEVNIGASPRQLPVDPSTVYGQGILQSKPGMGNAGLNPGVGALPLKGWPLTGIETIRPGLGPQVQKAFLQNQSQFQLSPQQQQQQQQILAQVQGQGNLNNSSMYGGDMDPRRFTVLPRGTKDGQQNANDGSIGSPMQSSSSKHINMPPVQQSSSQQQDPLLSQQSQQNNRKRKGPSSSGPANSTGTGNTVGPSNSQPSTPSTHTPIDGSGITGNMQHMNNMPKGPMMYGSDGIGGLASSANQLLQDDMEPFGDVGALEDNVESFLSQDDGDGGSLFNPTTLKRNPSEHAEPSKAFSFSEVSSIRRSSNKVICCNFSSDGKLLASAGHDKKLYIWNMETLITESAPEEHGHIITDVRFRPNSTQLATSSFDKTIKIWDASEPGYFVRTISGHTAPVMSLDFHPKKTELFCSCDGNNEIRFWNINAANCLRIIKGASTQVRFQPRFGQMLAAASENTLSIYDYDNDRRVHLLKGHSANVNSVCWNPSGELIASVSEDSVKLWSLNSGDCIHELSSSGNKFHSCVFHPTFPNLLVIGGYQSLELWNTKENKCMTIPAHECVISALAHSPLTGMMASASHDKSVKIWK
- the LOC106396321 gene encoding transcriptional corepressor LEUNIG_HOMOLOG-like isoform X2, encoding MAQSNWEADKMLDVYIYDYLVKKKLHNTAKSFMTEGKVSPDPVAIDAPGGFLFEWWSVFWDIFIARTNEKHSEAAAAYIEAQQGKAREQQLQVQQMQMMRQAQMQRRDPSLGGPMNAIGSEAMIGQSNASAIAAKMYEERMKQPNQMNTDTSQPHMDARMALLKSGTNHHGQMVPGNHQGGVSAALQQLQSRSQQTPEIKTEVNIGASPRQLPVDPSTVYGQGILQSKPGMGNAGLNPGVGALPLKGWPLTGIETIRPGLGPQVQKAFLQNQSQFQLSPQQQQQQQQILAQVQGQGNLNNSSMYGGDMDPRRFTVLPRGTKDGQQNANDGSIGSPMQSSSSKHINMPPVQQSSSQQQDPLLSQQSQQNNRKRKGPSSSGPANSTGTGNTVGPSNSQPSTPSTHTPIDGSGITGNMQHMNNMPKGPMMYGSDGIGGLASSANQLDDMEPFGDVGALEDNVESFLSQDDGDGGSLFNPTTLKRNPSEHAEPSKAFSFSEVSSIRRSSNKVICCNFSSDGKLLASAGHDKKLYIWNMETLITESAPEEHGHIITDVRFRPNSTQLATSSFDKTIKIWDASEPGYFVRTISGHTAPVMSLDFHPKKTELFCSCDGNNEIRFWNINAANCLRIIKGASTQVRFQPRFGQMLAAASENTLSIYDYDNDRRVHLLKGHSANVNSVCWNPSGELIASVSEDSVKLWSLNSGDCIHELSSSGNKFHSCVFHPTFPNLLVIGGYQSLELWNTKENKCMTIPAHECVISALAHSPLTGMMASASHDKSVKIWK